Part of the Syntrophotaleaceae bacterium genome, GCGCCCAGGCACTTCGGAGGAAGCAACCGGACGATCATCAAGCAGGCTTACGAGATGCTTGTATCCAACCGGACGAGGCTCGCCGATTGTCCAATTGGCACCCTGGTAACGTTGGATCGCGTCTATGAGCTTGTTGAAGGCAACCTTTCGAACGAGCGCCGCACAGACATTCATGAAATCAGCGAGCGATTCAAAGGCGACCCGGACAAGCAATGGACGCTTCGGGTTGCCAAGGTGATTTGTCTTCTGGAATTCGTCCGCGACCTGCCTCGAACGGAGGCGAACATCGCCGCCTTCTTGATCGATAAGGTCGGCGACCCGACACCGGTCGCCCAGGTCGAGGCAGCCATCAAGAAACTCTACGATGCGCAGTTTATCCGCAACACCGAGGATGGCTGGAAGCTCCAGACCGCCCAGGAAAAGAACTGGGAGACCGAGAAAAAGGCCCTCGATCCCAAACCCCGTGATCGGAATGAAATCGTCCGAAACGCTCTGCGCTCCATCTTTGGCGAACCCGCCCTCCGGACATACCGGCACAAGGATTACCGCACCTTCCGCATCGGGATTAGCGTGGACGGTATATCCGTCGGGGATGAAGGCGATATCAAGGTGTCCCTGGCTATGGCTGAGGATGATAGCGAGCTGTCCAACCGGATCAACGAGATTCGAGACGAAAGCCGGCAGAAGGCCCACGAAAACGACCTCTACTGGGTATTCTCCCTTGCGCCGGAGATTGACGAACTGGTGGCCCAGCTCTTTGCGTCCAGGAAGATGGTTGAAAAATACGACCAGCTTCGAGCCCAGAGCAAAATCACCCCGGACGAGGCCACCTGCCTCCAGGACGAGAAGAATTTCGTCCTGAATTACGAATCACGGCTTAGGGACAAGGTCACGGAAGCGATTGAGCGTGGGACAGGGATGTTTCGCGGCGTGGCGAGGGATGCATCGTCGCTCGGCAAGAACCTGGGTGAGATTATCAAGAAATTTCTGGAGCAGATCGTTCCCGACCTCTATCCCAAATTGGAAATGGGTTCGCGCCCGCTGCACGGGGATGAACCCGATGTTTTCCTGAAGGCCGCTGATCTAAAGGCCCTTCCTCAAGTGTTTTATGTCGGCGAACGCGGTCTGGGGCTGGTCACCAAGGAAGGTCCAAAGTACGTGCCGAACCCAAGCGCCGATGTGGCCAAAGAGGTCCGTGATTACCTCGTCAGCCAGCACGAGTATGGCAATAGGGACGCTTGCCTTGGCAAGGCTCTCGAGACTCGATTCAACGGCACGCCCTATGGATGGGAACGCGACGTGTTGCGTCTGGTCCTCGCTGTTCTTTTCCGTGCAGGCGTCATCGAGGTTTCCTTCGGCGGCCAGAAGTTCGATTCCTACACGGAACCGCGAAGCCGGGAACCCTTCGTCAATAACACGAAATTCAAGTCGGCGATATTCACCCCGATTAAACCGGTCGATCTCAAGACCCTTACGCAGGCGGTTCAGAGCTATGAGGGTCTAACCGGCAAGACCGTGGATGTGGAGAAAAACGCCATCGGGACGGCCGCAAAACAGTATGCCGAGGCAGAGACCAAGGAAGTCGTTCCCATTATCGCGGAGGCCAAAGCCCGTTATTTACCGGTGCTGGCCATCTTAGAGGAGTACCGGGAAGCACTGGCGAATATCGAGAACGGCTCCGCCGACGACTGCGTGAACCTTCTGGCCGGCGGTGCCGCCTCGCTCAAGGAGGGCCGTGAGCGAATCCGCAAGATCGCCGAATGTCTGAACGAAAAGGGGCTGGCGACCCTGCTGAGAGCGCGGCTGGCTGCCAACGAAATGTCCCGCGAGTTGGAGTCGGCAGTGGGCAGTGGGCAGTGGGCAGAAAAAGGCAAAGAGCTTCGTGAACTATTGCAGTCCGAGACCTTCTTTGAGTCCATGGCGCAGATCGAGAAGTGCGCGCAGGAAATCCTGACCGCGTATCGCGAACTCTATGAAAAGACCCATACCGAGCGAGCGGCTCAGTATCGCGATGCGGTCGAAAAGATCAAGGGACGGAAGGAATGGGAGCAGGTGCCTGAGTCCATGCGGGAACCGGTGCTTTCCCCGCTGGCATCACGCGGTTGCGCCGAGAGTGATTTCCCGGAGACGAGCCTTGCCTGCAACGCTTGCCGCGCCGGAGTAAGCCAGATGGAATCGGATATCGAGGCCCTTGGCGGCCTTTTTGCCAAGGTCGTTTCCGAAATCCAGCGGCTGACGACGCCGCCCGAGGTGAAAGTCGAACGCGTCCGGGTGTCCGAGTATTTCTCCGGATCATTTGAATCGGCGGACCAGGTCAAGAAGGCCGTGGCCCGCCTGCAGGACCATCTCCTGAAACTGCTCGATGAGGGCGTAAAGATCGTGGTGGAGTAATTCATGGACCAGACCATACGAAACAAGCTGCGAGGCGTCGTGACCCAGTGCCGAAAGCTGCTGGAGGACTCCACAGCCCAAGCTCTCCAGGGACGTTTCGGCATCTACGCGTCCCGCAAAAAGGGCGAGGTCCAAATTGAGGACGAGGCCCGCATGGCGCACCTCACCGAGGAGGACCGCGCCTGCCGCCAGGACCTACTGGACCATCTGGAGCACATCCAGGCCATCGGCTACAAGCCGAGCGAGGCGCTGGAACAGCTTGTCCGCGAGATCAGTTTCACCCATCTCAACCGCCTCTGTGCCTATAAGATGATGGAGTCCCGGGGCCTTATCCGCGAGGCCGTGAGCCGCGGGCTCAAATCCCAAGGCTTTTTCTTCTACCTCGCCGACCACCCGGAAGACGAAAAGCTCCATAACGGCGGCGGGCAAGAGACGGCATACCGGAACTTCCTCGACTGGCTGGGTGGAACGCTTTCGCAAGAAATCGGCGTTCTCTTTAATCCTAATGACCCGGCGAATCGCATCTACCCACCGCAAAGGGTGCTGGACGAGGTGTTGGCCCTGATCAACGATGGAGACCTCAAGGACATCTGGTCTCAAGACGAGACCATCGGTTGGGTTTACCAGTATTTCACGCCGAAAGAGTTGCGCGACAAGGCCCGCAAAGAAAGTCAGGCCCCGCGCAATTCTTATGAGCTTGCCTTCCGTAATCAGTTCTTCACCCCTCGGTATGTGGTGGAGTTCTTAACCGATAACACCCTCGGCCGCATCTGGTACGAGATGCGCAAGGGCAAGACCATCCTCAAAGACCGCTGCAAATACCTGGTGCGGCGTCCCATGGAGATATTCCTGAAGGATGGTGAGCTGCCTCCGGCGGAGTCAAAAGAGGCGCGTGAAGACCTTTCGCAGGAAGAACTGCTGAAGCAGCCAGTTTACATACCTCACCGGCCCAAGAAAGACCCGCGCGAGCTTAAGGTCCTCGACCCGGCCTGCGGCTCCGGGCATTTCCTCCTCTATTGCTTTGACCTGCTTCAAGTCATTTATGAAGAAGCCTACGACGATCCGGACTTAGGCGCGGCGCTAAGGAGGGATTACCCGGCGATTGAAGATCTCCGACGTGCTGTGCCCGCGCTGATCCTCAAGCACAACCTGCACGGCATTGACATTGATCTGCGGGCTACCCAGATCGCGGCGCTGGCCCTGTGGTTGCGCTGCCAGCGGGCGTATCAGGAATTGGGTCTGAAGAACGGGGAACGCCCAAAGATCACCCGCTCCAACATCGTCTGCGCTGAACCGATGCCGGGCGAGACGGACCTGCTGAAGGAATTCACCTCTACCCTGCAGCCCAAAGTGCTGGGCCAACTCGTCGAGGCGGTCTTCGAGAAGATGAAGCTCGCCGGCGAGGCGGGAAGCCTGCTCAAGATCGAGGAAGAGATTCGTGAGGCGGCAGGCAAAGCGAAATTCGAATTCATTCAGTGGAAGAAACACCAAGACAAAGCAAAGTGGTCGCTATTTCCAGAGTTGGTTAAGCGAGACCAACCTTCCATTTTTGACTTTGCTGATATGACGGATGAGGTGTTCCTTGATCGTGCCGAGGAGGAAATCGTCGAGGCCCTTCGCCGCTACGCCACACAGGCCGAAAACGGCCGCGGCTTCCGCCGCCGATTGTTCGCTGAGGATGCGGCCCGCGGCTTCGCCTTCATCGACCTCTGCCGCAAGCGCTACGACACGGTGCTGATGAATCCACCGTTTGGTGAGTGCGTACAAAGTGCCATCCAGCATGTCTCTCGAGTTGTGCCCCATTGGTGCAAGAATCTTGCTTCAGCATTTGTTGGTAGACTTATTTCTATGCTGAGTGTTGGCGCTAAAATAGGGACCGTAACTGATCGCACCATACTGATCAAGTCCAGCTATCAGGATTTCAGAACCCAGTATGCGCTTGGTTCATTGAATATTGGACCCATGGCGGACTTAGGATGGAATGTTCTCGATGCAAATGTGGAAGTTTCGGCTGTGGTGTTTTCTGAATCTTCAGAACTCAACGGAGAGCAGCTATTCATTGATTGTCGGGCTGCAGCGAACAAAGATAGTGAACTCGTTGCAGCTATAGTACCGACCAATATGGGCGGAGGTCACAAATGGCTTAGGTCAACATCCTTCTTACGATTACCAAATGCGTCCATCGCCCACGATATGCCGAGTTTCATTATTCGTTGGTTTAACTCCATTCCTGCCCTGAAGGATGGAGGTGCAAAAGCCCTACAAGGGCATGCGATTAAAATGGATTGGTATGGCCGCCTTCGGTGGGAAGTCGATCCATCCCTTATTGGTAATAACGCAACATGGTCAGCCATGTATAACGGCGGATCGTTTACGCGTTTCTACCTTCCTCTTATAGAAATTGTCAGATGGAATGGAGACGGCACTTTCCTAAAGAAGCATCCGTCGACACGATGGTCAAACGCTGAACGACAGCAGAAGCCGGGCATTGGGTACGGGAAGAGAGGCGATATTCTGGACGCACATCTTGTTCCTTCCGGTCATGTTTTCACAGTGGAAGGACTATTTGTCCTTCCAGATTCACTGTCGGATATTTGGTACTACCTTGGGATTCTGAATTCCCCACTTTGTTCGGTGATCTTGAACTTTTACTGCGGTCAACACAAGCACGCGGGCTATGTCGACCTTCTCCCAGTCCCCCGAATCAGCGATAACAGAACAGCAGGAGAAGTTATCGGCGATCTTGCGTATAAGGGCTGGGTGTCTAATAGAGAACTGGATAAATCCAATGAAGTGTCACCTGTATTCGTCCATCCGTGGGTTTCTATTGCAATGGATGTAAAAGACTTATTTCAGGAACTTGCCGAGTGTAGTTCAACAACACAACAAGAAATAGCCAGTTTAACGAGCCAGTTGGAGACTGCCGTCGAATCAGCCTACAAACTTGAAATCGGAGAACGCCACCAAATCAGTGAGTTGATCGAACGCGCGTCTTCTAATGCCGGATTATCTGATGAATCTGACAAAGAAGAAGAGGCCGATAGTACAGCGTCAATATCTCAAGTGGTGCATGGTGTGGTGTCGTATCTGCTTGGTTGTTCCGTAGGTCGATGGGATATCCGTTTCGCCACCGGCGAGCGGCAGTGCCCAGAACTCCCCGATCCCTTCGACCCGCTCCCTGTCTGTCCGCCAGGCATGCTCCAAGGTACGGACGGTTTACCCGCCAAGCCGGAGGATGTACCGTCCGATTATCCTATCCGGATCGACTGGGACGGCATCCTGGTGGATGACCCTGGGCATGAGGATGACATCATCCGTCGCGTTCAAGACGTGCTGGAGGTGATCTGGAAAGACCGCGCCGAGGCCATCGAACGGGAAGCCTGGGAAATCCTGGGCGTGCGGGAGCTGCGCGACTATTTCCGCAAGCCCGGCAACGGCGGCTTCTGGATGGACCACGTCAAGCGCTACTCCAAGAGCCGTCGAAAGGCTCCGATCTACTGGTACCTGCGCTCGGCCAGGGGCAACTATGGACTGTGGCTTTACTATCACCGCCTGGACAAGGACATTCTCTTCAAGGCGCTGCTCAATTATGTGGAGCCCAAGATACGCATGGAGGAGGACCGTCTGAAATCCTTGAGGGGTCGAAAAGAAGCTGCAGGAAGTTCCGGACGCGAGGCCAAGCAGATCGAAAAGGACATGGACCGCCAGGATCAGTTGGTCTCCGAGCTGCACGACTTTGCGGACAAGCTCCGCAGGGCCGCAAACCTCCATCTTGTCCCTGACCTCAATGACGGGGTGGTTCTCACCATCGCCCCGCTCTTTGAGCTGGTGCCATGGAAAGAGGCGAAGGAATACTGGGAAGACCTCGTCGCGGGCAAGTACGAATGGTCGAGCATCGGCAAACAAATGCGCGAGAAGGGGCTGGTGAACAAATGAGCCTCGGCATCGTAACAGAACATCTCATCAGTCTGATCGCCAAGCAGGTCAACGACAACGGCCTCGTGGTTTGGTACGACCCGGATGGCGCGTATGCGGCTGCTCTGCCGGCGCTGGACCTACCCGATACCGATGTGCTTCGCTACAAAGGCAGTTTTGTCCAGTTGCGCTGGGAAATAGACCAGAAGCATCTCATGGACGGCGAAGAGGCGCCCCGCATGGTGGTCTATGTG contains:
- the brxC gene encoding BREX system P-loop protein BrxC, which produces MKTIGNLLSRDLSRKIEEIIQVDQTDEQSVYSEITEYIATDSIRDQYAALLKAVAEAPTEPHESVGVWVSGFFGSGKSSFAKNFGYALENRKVLGQDFSALFKQQIRDEQVRNLLDLINTRFPTEVILFDIAKEQDTRRVTQRIAEFIYTALLRELDYAEDFDIAELEIELEAEGKLEQFIAKCKQIHSQEWRIVRKGAQRLSRASAVLHALDPVTYPAADSWAHTQRSRDAAISVSKVVHRTFELFGRRRPGKALVLVIDEVGQHVARSGDKIEDLRATIEEFGKVGRNLLKARKIPAPCWIVVTSQEKLDEVVAAIDSKRVELAKLQDRFRHRVDLAPSDIREVATRRVLAKKDDALPILRKLYSANQGALNAALRLERTSRRTAVSEDDFVQFYPYPPHYIDIGISIMSGIRLQPGAPRHFGGSNRTIIKQAYEMLVSNRTRLADCPIGTLVTLDRVYELVEGNLSNERRTDIHEISERFKGDPDKQWTLRVAKVICLLEFVRDLPRTEANIAAFLIDKVGDPTPVAQVEAAIKKLYDAQFIRNTEDGWKLQTAQEKNWETEKKALDPKPRDRNEIVRNALRSIFGEPALRTYRHKDYRTFRIGISVDGISVGDEGDIKVSLAMAEDDSELSNRINEIRDESRQKAHENDLYWVFSLAPEIDELVAQLFASRKMVEKYDQLRAQSKITPDEATCLQDEKNFVLNYESRLRDKVTEAIERGTGMFRGVARDASSLGKNLGEIIKKFLEQIVPDLYPKLEMGSRPLHGDEPDVFLKAADLKALPQVFYVGERGLGLVTKEGPKYVPNPSADVAKEVRDYLVSQHEYGNRDACLGKALETRFNGTPYGWERDVLRLVLAVLFRAGVIEVSFGGQKFDSYTEPRSREPFVNNTKFKSAIFTPIKPVDLKTLTQAVQSYEGLTGKTVDVEKNAIGTAAKQYAEAETKEVVPIIAEAKARYLPVLAILEEYREALANIENGSADDCVNLLAGGAASLKEGRERIRKIAECLNEKGLATLLRARLAANEMSRELESAVGSGQWAEKGKELRELLQSETFFESMAQIEKCAQEILTAYRELYEKTHTERAAQYRDAVEKIKGRKEWEQVPESMREPVLSPLASRGCAESDFPETSLACNACRAGVSQMESDIEALGGLFAKVVSEIQRLTTPPEVKVERVRVSEYFSGSFESADQVKKAVARLQDHLLKLLDEGVKIVVE
- the pglX gene encoding BREX-1 system adenine-specific DNA-methyltransferase PglX: MDQTIRNKLRGVVTQCRKLLEDSTAQALQGRFGIYASRKKGEVQIEDEARMAHLTEEDRACRQDLLDHLEHIQAIGYKPSEALEQLVREISFTHLNRLCAYKMMESRGLIREAVSRGLKSQGFFFYLADHPEDEKLHNGGGQETAYRNFLDWLGGTLSQEIGVLFNPNDPANRIYPPQRVLDEVLALINDGDLKDIWSQDETIGWVYQYFTPKELRDKARKESQAPRNSYELAFRNQFFTPRYVVEFLTDNTLGRIWYEMRKGKTILKDRCKYLVRRPMEIFLKDGELPPAESKEAREDLSQEELLKQPVYIPHRPKKDPRELKVLDPACGSGHFLLYCFDLLQVIYEEAYDDPDLGAALRRDYPAIEDLRRAVPALILKHNLHGIDIDLRATQIAALALWLRCQRAYQELGLKNGERPKITRSNIVCAEPMPGETDLLKEFTSTLQPKVLGQLVEAVFEKMKLAGEAGSLLKIEEEIREAAGKAKFEFIQWKKHQDKAKWSLFPELVKRDQPSIFDFADMTDEVFLDRAEEEIVEALRRYATQAENGRGFRRRLFAEDAARGFAFIDLCRKRYDTVLMNPPFGECVQSAIQHVSRVVPHWCKNLASAFVGRLISMLSVGAKIGTVTDRTILIKSSYQDFRTQYALGSLNIGPMADLGWNVLDANVEVSAVVFSESSELNGEQLFIDCRAAANKDSELVAAIVPTNMGGGHKWLRSTSFLRLPNASIAHDMPSFIIRWFNSIPALKDGGAKALQGHAIKMDWYGRLRWEVDPSLIGNNATWSAMYNGGSFTRFYLPLIEIVRWNGDGTFLKKHPSTRWSNAERQQKPGIGYGKRGDILDAHLVPSGHVFTVEGLFVLPDSLSDIWYYLGILNSPLCSVILNFYCGQHKHAGYVDLLPVPRISDNRTAGEVIGDLAYKGWVSNRELDKSNEVSPVFVHPWVSIAMDVKDLFQELAECSSTTQQEIASLTSQLETAVESAYKLEIGERHQISELIERASSNAGLSDESDKEEEADSTASISQVVHGVVSYLLGCSVGRWDIRFATGERQCPELPDPFDPLPVCPPGMLQGTDGLPAKPEDVPSDYPIRIDWDGILVDDPGHEDDIIRRVQDVLEVIWKDRAEAIEREAWEILGVRELRDYFRKPGNGGFWMDHVKRYSKSRRKAPIYWYLRSARGNYGLWLYYHRLDKDILFKALLNYVEPKIRMEEDRLKSLRGRKEAAGSSGREAKQIEKDMDRQDQLVSELHDFADKLRRAANLHLVPDLNDGVVLTIAPLFELVPWKEAKEYWEDLVAGKYEWSSIGKQMREKGLVNK